One genomic segment of Mangifera indica cultivar Alphonso chromosome 6, CATAS_Mindica_2.1, whole genome shotgun sequence includes these proteins:
- the LOC123218413 gene encoding phospholipase A1-II 1-like, whose product MASCKVPDNLEVILSYADSTDIVDRLHTGVFLKGKKERFWFDKITNANVFELYARDLSIARKNDRRCWNWTSIEEYGGVQVEVAEAVETYWLEVKNDFPIKMLTPRTSYNVSFILMKKEDNKGLDQPVKLKLLLPNQGPVERTHDLSSMPINKWTEILVGEFITPCDHRCGVVEISMAQIDIKRMKKGLVINKIVIRPIKKNWKELSGEYKWEGLLDPLNVDLSKFITASGERIAAIYDCIIKDENSPMYELPVYEEKEFFSKVGPDRGKASQIYEVKKYIYAWVNVSFPVELLVPNRSAWIGYVAVATDEGTRLLGRRDILVCWRGTHNNTEWEMNASFLQTHAEVIYPTVPEAEVHNGFYSIYTELMPNEEYNEKSARDQVIDEIKNLVNLHQDEEVSITITGYSLGASLATLNAADIVSNEYNMPNPNPKNKEFLVTAFVFGSPKVGNIAFQTEFNKHILERKLCLLRIENVDDLITMMPPGSYVRVGNEITFTRTSASSDECGKIITDHNLKNYIKEICALPYSSLNFSL is encoded by the exons ATGGCTTCATGTAAGGTACCAGACAACTTGGAGGTCATTCTTAGCTATGCTGATTCTACTGATATTGTCGATCGCCTTCACACTGGAGTTTTcctaaaaggaaagaaagag AGGTTTTGGTTTGACAAGATTACCAATGCCAATGTATTTGAGTTGTATGCAAGGGATCTCTCAATTGCTAGGAAAAATGATCGACGTTGTTGGAACTGGACTTCAATTGAAGAATATGg TGGTGTTCAAGTGGAGGTGGCTGAGGCAGTGGAAACATATTGGCTTGAAGTGAAAAATGATTTCCCTATAAAAATGCTCACCCCAAGAACTTCTTacaatgtttcatttattttaatgaagAAAGAGGATAATAAGGGACTTGACCAACCAGTGAAGTTGAAACTCCTCCTGCCCAACCAAGGGCCAGTTGAACGCACACACGATTTGAGTTCTATGCCAATAAACAAATGGACAGAGATCCTAGTTGGTGAATTTATAACCCCTTGTGATCATAGGTGTGGGGTCGTGGAAATCTCTATGGCACAGATTGATATTAAACGTATGAAGAAAGGACTTGTCATCAACAAAATCGTCATTCGGCCAATAAAGAAGAATTGGAAAGAGCTTAGTGGAGAGTACAAATGGGAAGGTCTATTGGATCCCCTCAACGTTGACCTTAGCAAGTTTATAACAGCTTCTGGTGAAAGAATTGCTGCCATTTATGACTGcataattaaagatgaaaattcacCTATGTATGAACTTCCCGtgtatgaagaaaaagaatttttttctaaagttGGCCCAGACAGAGGCAAAGCAAGTCAAATATACGAAGTGAAAAAGTATATCTATGCATGGGTCAATGTTTCTTTCCCGGTCGAATTGTTAGTTCCAAACAGATCTGCTTGGATTGGTTATGTGGCTGTGGCTACAGATGAGGGAACGAGATTGCTAGGAAGGAGAGATATTTTGGTTTGCTGGAGAGGAACTCACAATAACACAGAGTGGGAAATGAATGCTAGTTTCTTGCAAACCCATGCTGAAGTCATATATCCGACTGTCCCTGAAGCTGAGGTGCACAATGGATTTTACTCCATCTACACAGAGCTAATGCCAAATGAAGAATACAATGAAAAAAGTGCTCGAGATCAG gttattgatgaaataaagaatttggTAAATTTACACCAAGACGAGGAAGTCAGTATAACAATTACAGGATACAGTCTAGGTGCAAGTCTTGCTACATTAAACGCAGCTGATATAGTTTCCAATGAATATAATATGCCTAACCCTAATCCAAAGAATAAGGAATTCTTGGTCACAGCCTTTGTGTTTGGAAGCCCTAAGGTCGGAAACATAGCCTTCCAAACCGAATTCAATAAGCATATACTAGAGAGGAAGCTTTGTCTCTTGCGCATTGAAAATGTCGATGACCTAATCACTATGATGCCGCCTGGAAGCTACGTTAGAGTGGGAAATGAGATAACATTTACCCGAACCAGTGCAAGCTCAGATGAGTGTGGCAAGATAATAACTGATcataatttgaagaattatattaaagaaatttGTGCACTACCATATTCCTCACTAAATTTCTCCCTCTGA